In Chitinophaga sp. HK235, a single window of DNA contains:
- a CDS encoding response regulator transcription factor, producing the protein MNSTDSTRIILADAQPVYREGIKSLLADLQKNYRVEEAGNSKELRPALLSFHPDILILDYDPVYFDADELLNTLSVIPECKVILISSQKKKTDLFKLLDSNVYCVLTKECRKIDVRQAIIGAIQGEKFFCTFALDLLLADRKSTPTIPTFPPEGLSVRETDIIRQIASGKSNKEIAGVMHLSQHTIHSHRRNIMRKLQLHSAVELCNYALESGIVKRSP; encoded by the coding sequence ATGAACAGTACAGACTCGACCCGTATTATACTGGCAGATGCTCAACCCGTTTACAGAGAAGGAATTAAAAGTTTGTTGGCAGATCTTCAAAAGAACTACAGGGTAGAAGAGGCAGGCAACAGTAAAGAACTACGGCCTGCCCTTCTTTCTTTTCACCCGGATATACTCATTCTGGATTATGATCCTGTATACTTTGATGCTGATGAACTACTCAATACCCTGTCTGTTATCCCGGAATGCAAGGTGATCCTCATATCCAGCCAGAAGAAAAAAACGGACCTCTTCAAACTGCTCGACAGTAACGTTTATTGCGTACTGACCAAAGAGTGCAGGAAAATAGATGTCCGCCAGGCCATCATCGGCGCCATTCAGGGCGAAAAGTTCTTCTGTACCTTTGCCCTCGACTTATTACTGGCAGACAGAAAAAGCACACCCACCATTCCTACCTTCCCTCCGGAAGGCTTATCTGTCAGGGAAACAGACATCATCCGGCAGATAGCCAGCGGAAAATCCAATAAGGAAATCGCCGGCGTCATGCATCTGAGCCAACATACCATTCATTCGCATCGCAGAAATATCATGCGGAAACTACAGCTGCATTCTGCCGTTGAACTGTGCAACTATGCGCTCGAATCCGGTATCGTTAAACGCTCCCCATAA
- a CDS encoding lysine N(6)-hydroxylase/L-ornithine N(5)-oxygenase family protein, translated as MNRMIYNFAAVGVGPFNLGLACLTHSIPDLNGIFLDKRPEFNWHPGMLMQDTTLQVPFLADHVTMADPTNPFSFLNYLKEQGRIYAFYIRENFKILRNEYNQYCQWAIRKLPEVHFNTTVKRIDYDETENIYLLTCTTPTSNNVVIKARKLVLGTGTVPYVPANCKSFMHQAVHSANYLPNKQALQSKRSITIVGSGQSAAEIYMDLLQDIDTYGYSLHWITRSPRFYPLEYSKLTLEMTSPEYVDYFHSLPQHKRDHLLQHQKHLYKGINDDLIAAIFDTIYAKKLVSDIDISLRTNADLREISYDDNTDSFRLTFFQEEEEKHYLHQTSGLVLATGYTYQIPDFMEPVMHKIKLDDSGRYAVNRNYTIDTNGHEIFVQNAELHTHGFVTPDLGMGCYRNACIIREMLGREVYPIEKRIAFQQFAVSAREVFSY; from the coding sequence ATGAACAGAATGATCTATAACTTTGCGGCTGTTGGTGTTGGCCCTTTTAACCTCGGACTGGCGTGCCTTACCCATTCCATTCCTGACCTGAATGGAATATTTCTCGATAAAAGACCTGAATTTAACTGGCATCCCGGTATGCTCATGCAGGACACCACGCTGCAGGTTCCTTTCCTTGCAGACCATGTTACCATGGCAGATCCTACCAATCCCTTCAGCTTTCTCAACTACCTGAAAGAACAGGGACGCATATACGCTTTTTACATACGGGAAAATTTCAAAATACTTAGAAATGAATACAACCAGTACTGCCAATGGGCTATCCGTAAACTACCGGAAGTCCATTTCAATACAACGGTAAAAAGAATTGATTATGATGAAACCGAAAATATTTACCTGCTGACCTGTACAACGCCCACCAGCAACAATGTGGTGATAAAGGCCAGGAAGCTCGTACTGGGCACCGGCACTGTACCTTATGTGCCCGCCAACTGTAAAAGTTTCATGCATCAGGCAGTGCATTCCGCCAACTATCTTCCCAACAAACAGGCACTGCAATCCAAAAGATCCATCACCATTGTTGGCAGTGGACAAAGCGCAGCAGAAATTTACATGGACCTGCTGCAGGACATCGACACCTATGGTTATTCCCTGCACTGGATCACCCGCTCGCCAAGGTTCTACCCGCTGGAATACAGCAAACTCACCCTGGAGATGACTTCTCCGGAATATGTTGATTACTTCCATAGTCTTCCCCAACACAAAAGAGATCACCTGCTGCAGCATCAGAAACATCTCTACAAGGGTATCAACGATGACCTGATCGCGGCCATCTTTGATACCATCTATGCTAAAAAACTGGTATCGGATATCGATATCTCCCTGCGCACCAATGCAGACCTGCGGGAAATATCATACGATGACAACACTGATTCATTCAGACTTACATTTTTCCAGGAAGAAGAAGAAAAACATTATCTCCATCAGACCTCCGGACTGGTACTGGCCACAGGTTATACTTACCAGATCCCTGATTTTATGGAGCCTGTCATGCATAAAATAAAGCTGGATGACAGCGGACGTTATGCCGTCAACAGAAACTACACGATAGACACCAACGGCCATGAAATTTTTGTTCAGAATGCTGAACTGCATACCCATGGCTTTGTAACGCCCGACCTGGGAATGGGCTGCTACCGCAACGCCTGTATTATCAGAGAGATGCTGGGCCGTGAAGTATACCCGATTGAAAAAAGGATTGCCTTCCAGCAGTTTGCGGTGAGTGCCAGAGAGGTATTTAGTTATTGA
- a CDS encoding GNAT family N-acetyltransferase, whose translation MKKATAPIHIMPVYQDNSHPLGLAELWPMDLTHDTPEIFQWVTQPYARYWGMTDKSYKQVLAEYTTICHNEHAAALTGKINSKTAFLCEYYDPAHDPIGSHYDPEPGDVGMHILLGPPEQRIPGFSWQVFSIVMDFLFENPYHDRVVVEPDIHNEKIHRLNKRAGFTYVKEIQLPHKTAALAFCTRSQYFHAKKNN comes from the coding sequence ATGAAAAAAGCAACAGCCCCCATACACATCATGCCTGTCTATCAGGATAACAGTCATCCACTGGGGCTCGCAGAGCTGTGGCCCATGGACCTCACACACGATACGCCGGAGATCTTTCAATGGGTAACACAGCCATATGCCCGCTACTGGGGCATGACTGATAAATCATACAAACAGGTATTAGCAGAATACACCACCATCTGCCACAACGAACATGCCGCAGCGCTGACAGGGAAGATCAATAGCAAAACAGCATTCCTCTGCGAGTACTACGATCCTGCACATGACCCTATCGGCAGTCATTACGATCCCGAGCCCGGCGATGTAGGCATGCATATCCTATTGGGCCCTCCCGAACAACGCATCCCTGGCTTCTCCTGGCAGGTATTCTCCATCGTCATGGACTTTCTGTTTGAAAATCCATATCACGACAGAGTAGTGGTAGAACCGGATATCCATAACGAAAAAATCCATCGGCTTAATAAACGCGCCGGCTTTACTTATGTAAAGGAAATACAGCTACCTCACAAAACCGCTGCCCTGGCTTTCTGTACCAGGTCGCAATACTTTCATGCAAAGAAAAACAACTGA
- a CDS encoding IucA/IucC family siderophore biosynthesis protein, producing MYNNETILHTPEQVISHLQPAIWARVNRLHVAKIISEFSHELLLQPEWISDEQEWSHYQLQVPESAITYFFRASILHLHHWSIDQESIRKVNNGQEQPLDSLLLIQEFSSLLNISPENLPAYLEEITSTLNGSAYMMSQSRPSIEALVQSGYQDFEHAMTSGHPCFVANNGRIGFDAHDYRKYAPEADQPIQLIWLAGHKSRTLYNAVDELPYNKLIEDELGTAVLAAFRKKLTDKGLSADDYFFIPVHPWQWYNKLAIICAPDLANQHLVCLGYSPDQFNVQQSIRTFYNLTHPEKHYTKTALSILNMGFVRGLTPYYMDSTPPITSWIRQYVGADPYLKQCGFHLLCEVATVGYRNLYYEPFGKQVPYNKMLAGLWRESPAKVLQPGEQLMTMAALLHTEFDGKALLPALIAASGLSVQAWLQCYLRVYLTPLLHCFYEHDLVFMPHGENLILVLKNHIPVKAIMKDITEEISVFRMNTDIPEKGRRICVTVPEELKILSILTDVFDCFFRFLNNILVTTCDYPEDAFWQQVADCVYAYQADHPQHADKFERYDMFMPEFMLSCLNRLQLRNHYQMVDLADPAGSLQLAGMLQNPIAPFKRPAISTVLTNAQGGI from the coding sequence ATGTATAACAACGAAACCATCCTTCACACCCCCGAACAGGTGATCAGCCATCTGCAGCCAGCTATCTGGGCCCGTGTCAACAGACTGCATGTCGCTAAAATCATCAGCGAGTTTTCGCATGAACTGCTGCTGCAGCCGGAATGGATCAGCGACGAACAGGAATGGTCCCATTACCAGCTGCAGGTACCTGAATCAGCCATCACTTATTTTTTCCGGGCCAGCATACTCCACCTTCATCACTGGTCCATTGACCAGGAAAGTATCCGTAAAGTAAACAACGGCCAGGAACAGCCACTGGACAGCCTCCTGCTGATACAGGAATTCAGCAGCCTGCTGAACATCAGTCCGGAAAACCTCCCGGCCTACCTGGAAGAAATTACCAGCACCCTTAACGGCAGCGCCTATATGATGAGCCAGTCCAGGCCCTCCATAGAAGCCCTTGTACAATCGGGTTACCAGGACTTCGAGCATGCCATGACCTCCGGCCATCCCTGCTTCGTAGCCAATAATGGCCGCATAGGCTTTGATGCCCACGACTACAGGAAATACGCGCCCGAAGCTGATCAGCCCATACAACTCATTTGGCTGGCAGGCCACAAAAGCAGAACCCTCTATAATGCCGTGGATGAGCTTCCGTACAATAAACTGATAGAAGATGAACTGGGAACAGCAGTACTGGCAGCATTCAGGAAAAAACTCACTGATAAAGGGCTTTCTGCAGATGACTATTTTTTCATCCCCGTACATCCCTGGCAGTGGTACAACAAGCTGGCCATCATCTGCGCCCCCGATCTTGCCAACCAGCATCTGGTATGCCTCGGTTACAGCCCGGATCAGTTCAATGTGCAGCAGTCCATCCGCACTTTCTATAATCTCACCCATCCGGAAAAACACTATACAAAGACAGCGCTTTCCATTCTGAATATGGGTTTTGTTCGCGGGCTCACCCCCTACTACATGGACAGCACCCCTCCTATTACCAGCTGGATACGCCAGTATGTAGGAGCAGATCCTTATCTGAAACAATGCGGCTTTCACCTGCTATGCGAAGTGGCCACCGTAGGCTACCGTAATCTGTATTACGAGCCTTTCGGCAAACAGGTGCCTTACAATAAAATGCTGGCAGGTTTGTGGAGAGAAAGTCCGGCTAAAGTACTGCAACCCGGTGAACAGCTGATGACTATGGCAGCCCTCCTGCACACTGAGTTTGACGGCAAAGCCTTGTTACCCGCACTGATAGCTGCATCCGGCCTTTCTGTACAGGCATGGCTGCAATGTTATCTGCGTGTTTATCTTACGCCCCTGCTCCACTGCTTTTATGAACACGATCTGGTGTTTATGCCGCATGGCGAAAACCTTATTCTGGTGCTGAAAAACCATATACCGGTAAAAGCCATCATGAAAGATATCACGGAAGAAATCAGCGTATTCCGTATGAATACCGATATCCCGGAGAAGGGAAGACGTATATGCGTCACCGTTCCAGAAGAGTTGAAAATACTCAGTATCCTCACGGATGTATTTGACTGTTTCTTTCGCTTCCTGAATAATATCCTGGTAACAACATGTGATTATCCGGAAGATGCGTTCTGGCAACAGGTCGCCGACTGCGTATATGCGTACCAGGCAGATCATCCGCAGCATGCAGATAAATTTGAACGATACGATATGTTTATGCCGGAATTTATGCTTTCCTGCCTGAACCGGCTGCAGCTGCGCAATCATTATCAGATGGTAGACCTGGCCGATCCGGCTGGCAGTCTGCAACTGGCCGGCATGTTGCAGAATCCTATCGCGCCGTTTAAACGTCCCGCTATCTCCACCGTATTAACCAACGCTCAGGGCGGGATATAA
- a CDS encoding sterol desaturase family protein: MTLPLLLGKITSTFSYIVLGLVILEWIILVVTKKMESNREGWVNVLSYVLDSFPYFFLGKFIIFGTMMWMYQHRLFTAGYAWYVWILAYLSYDFMFWLVHYLGHKVRFFWCIHGVHHTAEEMKLTVAVRGSFLGFLHMPLTVIGLPILGFDPFMIFICEAIARLYGLYEHVNDHFDDIAGKQRWLEFLFITPSVHRVHHAKNPIYLDRNYGETFSIWDRIFRTFQTEIDQVKPVYGLLNEHINSKNLLQVQLLLWRDLWTDIKHAPGVKNKLLYLIMPPGWNHTDGGKMAAQYRAEGRKALQEEKKKKNNTYAY, encoded by the coding sequence ATGACACTCCCGCTGCTACTGGGGAAAATAACGAGCACCTTCAGTTACATTGTGCTCGGACTTGTGATACTGGAATGGATAATACTCGTGGTGACCAAAAAGATGGAAAGCAACCGGGAAGGATGGGTCAATGTGCTCTCTTATGTGCTGGACAGTTTCCCTTACTTCTTCCTGGGTAAGTTCATCATTTTTGGTACGATGATGTGGATGTATCAACACCGCCTCTTCACAGCCGGCTATGCCTGGTACGTCTGGATACTGGCTTACCTCTCGTATGATTTTATGTTCTGGCTGGTGCATTATCTGGGACATAAGGTAAGGTTCTTCTGGTGTATACACGGCGTTCACCATACCGCAGAAGAAATGAAACTGACAGTAGCCGTGCGGGGTTCTTTTCTGGGATTTCTTCATATGCCCCTCACCGTTATAGGACTACCGATATTGGGTTTTGATCCGTTTATGATTTTTATATGTGAAGCGATTGCAAGGCTCTATGGGCTGTATGAACATGTGAATGATCATTTTGATGATATAGCCGGTAAACAGCGATGGCTGGAGTTTCTTTTTATCACGCCCTCCGTACACAGAGTACATCATGCCAAAAACCCCATCTATCTCGACAGGAACTATGGCGAAACCTTCTCCATATGGGACAGGATCTTCCGCACCTTTCAGACAGAGATAGACCAGGTTAAACCGGTATACGGCCTGCTGAATGAACATATCAACAGCAAAAACCTCTTACAGGTACAACTACTGTTGTGGCGCGACCTCTGGACCGATATAAAACACGCCCCAGGAGTCAAAAACAAACTCCTGTACCTGATAATGCCTCCCGGCTGGAACCATACCGATGGCGGCAAAATGGCCGCCCAATACCGCGCAGAAGGCCGGAAAGCCCTGCAGGAAGAAAAGAAGAAAAAAAATAATACATATGCATACTGA
- a CDS encoding aspartate aminotransferase family protein, translating into MHTDQTIFAASVPATSSSNKLLKDIFYQETGAEYFQAVEKAREKVIDFLYNTRQPFSGIKPATIRDAVYSINLDTPLTDYDELLTEVNEIFIKHATAFHLPQYIAHLNCPVVIPALAAEVIISAINSSQDTYDQSAGGTFIERRLIDWTAREIGYTNADGIFTSGGTQSNLMGLLLARDHFAVNTLGHSIKKDGLPPQAQRFRIFASDKAHFSNLKNAALLGLGEQAIVKIQTDKRFRMDAQALKAAIEEQLSQGNIPVAIVATAGTTDFGNIDPLKSIAAIAAEYRLWMHVDAAYGCGLLLSNKHRRLLDGIALADSITIDYHKSFFQPISSSALLVKNKSTLELVKHHADYLNPEEQDYDELPAQVNKSITQITRRFDALKLWCTLRIMGKHKLGIYTDMMIDTAAATAALLQQDPDFDLLSSSDLGILVFRFKPGSVKTDLSALNQAIKKSLFFEGSFIVAGTKVDGNFYLKFTILNPVTTVADIRKILEAIKSRGYSLIEGE; encoded by the coding sequence ATGCATACTGATCAGACTATTTTCGCCGCTTCCGTTCCTGCGACAAGCAGCTCCAATAAATTACTGAAAGATATTTTTTATCAGGAAACAGGCGCCGAATACTTCCAGGCAGTGGAAAAAGCCCGTGAAAAAGTGATAGACTTCCTGTACAATACCAGACAGCCTTTTAGCGGTATTAAGCCCGCAACCATCCGGGATGCTGTATACAGCATCAACCTCGATACCCCGCTGACTGACTATGATGAGCTGCTGACAGAAGTCAATGAAATCTTTATCAAACACGCAACAGCCTTCCATCTGCCTCAATACATTGCTCATCTCAACTGCCCGGTGGTGATCCCGGCACTGGCAGCGGAGGTGATCATCAGTGCCATCAATTCCTCACAGGACACTTATGACCAGAGCGCCGGCGGAACGTTTATCGAGCGAAGACTCATCGACTGGACGGCCCGCGAAATAGGCTACACCAATGCCGATGGCATATTCACCTCTGGTGGCACACAATCCAATCTGATGGGACTTCTGCTGGCCCGTGATCACTTTGCCGTCAATACCCTCGGACATTCGATCAAAAAAGACGGACTTCCTCCACAGGCACAGCGGTTCAGGATTTTTGCTTCCGACAAAGCACATTTCAGTAACCTGAAAAATGCGGCCCTGCTGGGGTTGGGAGAACAGGCCATTGTGAAAATACAAACAGACAAACGTTTTCGCATGGATGCACAAGCCCTGAAAGCCGCCATCGAGGAACAGCTCAGTCAGGGTAACATACCCGTGGCCATTGTGGCTACCGCCGGCACTACCGATTTCGGGAACATCGATCCGCTGAAATCCATCGCTGCCATCGCTGCAGAATACCGGTTATGGATGCACGTAGATGCCGCCTACGGCTGCGGACTACTGCTCTCCAACAAACATCGCCGCCTCCTCGATGGTATAGCACTCGCAGACTCCATTACGATAGACTACCATAAATCCTTCTTCCAACCTATCAGCAGCAGCGCCCTTCTTGTAAAAAACAAATCAACCCTCGAGCTCGTAAAACATCATGCGGATTACCTCAACCCTGAAGAACAGGATTATGACGAACTGCCTGCACAAGTCAACAAATCGATCACCCAAATCACCCGCCGCTTCGATGCGCTGAAACTCTGGTGCACCCTGCGGATCATGGGCAAACACAAACTCGGCATATATACCGATATGATGATCGATACGGCTGCCGCTACTGCAGCCCTCCTCCAACAGGACCCCGACTTTGATCTGCTCAGTAGTTCAGATCTGGGCATACTGGTATTCCGCTTTAAACCGGGCTCCGTGAAAACAGATTTGTCGGCCCTGAACCAGGCAATTAAAAAATCACTCTTCTTTGAAGGCAGCTTCATAGTGGCCGGTACCAAAGTAGACGGGAATTTTTATCTGAAATTCACCATCCTCAACCCTGTTACCACAGTAGCGGATATACGTAAAATACTCGAGGCCATTAAATCCAGAGGATATAGTCTGATAGAAGGGGAATAA
- a CDS encoding TonB-dependent receptor domain-containing protein — MLLLTGTLTHGQTTSKTITIKGALADSLTKAPIPFATVVVTQTDKKVIQSTLTDDKGSFLLKAPEKTGLILHITYIGYNTYSSVIVPVAGRADLGRIYLAARTGVLNEVVVNGKKPIIQSMGDKLIYNAVSDIGNKSGSAEDVLRKAPMITVSPEGEIKLRGNGNIKILLNGLPSGLLARNLKEALKMIPASSIESIEVITSPSAKYEAEGAAGVINITTKKKMNGTGGSIDLSAGNLEQMVNGNLNMTKGKFSVNLNLEGGMEKARTVTDLDRTSLSDGISIGHLTQGNDETQKTKGGFGGLGVEYRIDSSQKIGANVSYWNVNWPTESQINSLYSDKKGVTAYNQYSDQNGKVNYTEFSLNYQKKFKRPAQELQLITQYSTANEQANYLTDQFDLSGRHYFREISPNTSYSKDFSFQADYVQPLDHAGNHLLEMGGRYSKSNSNSDYTVFNNRDTPGGAELIEDPSRANAMSYFQDIAAAYLNLRIKTRKDWQFRLGGRYEHTSLGGDFKGSQPSFRNRFNNLVSSVMINKRLNDIHDLKLSYTERIRRPWIWDLNPYVNASDPRNLTFGNPELRPEINRMLELVHNYTAPSGFNLNSSLYFHSNSNSIESLRTVDSLGISRTTPQNIASNRRLGGNIFTGLQFNKSWTTTLGAEFYHVWFKSKALNIGNDASFYSISINSAYELPKDFTLQLSGDYSNGYVTLQGRTTVNYTYRFSARKEFWNKKAGVTLSINNPFQQSFLQRSTATAPSFNSNTTSWYYNRSFSVTFSWKFGTLRSSGDNEKEMEEGTGEKGLRRGRNH; from the coding sequence ATGCTACTACTGACCGGCACTTTAACCCACGGTCAGACTACCTCAAAAACTATTACCATCAAGGGCGCCTTGGCAGACTCATTAACAAAAGCACCCATTCCATTTGCAACGGTAGTAGTCACCCAAACCGATAAGAAGGTCATTCAATCTACCCTAACGGATGACAAAGGCAGTTTTTTGCTGAAAGCACCGGAAAAGACTGGTTTGATATTGCACATCACCTATATCGGGTACAATACCTATAGCTCGGTAATTGTTCCTGTTGCCGGCCGGGCTGATCTGGGCCGGATTTATCTGGCAGCGAGGACAGGGGTACTGAATGAAGTGGTGGTGAATGGAAAGAAACCCATCATCCAGAGTATGGGTGATAAGCTGATCTATAATGCAGTATCAGATATCGGTAACAAGTCTGGTTCTGCTGAAGATGTGCTGCGTAAAGCACCCATGATTACCGTTAGCCCTGAAGGGGAGATAAAGTTGAGGGGGAATGGAAATATTAAAATTTTGTTGAACGGACTTCCTTCCGGTCTGCTCGCCAGGAATCTGAAAGAGGCGCTGAAAATGATCCCTGCCAGTTCTATAGAATCGATAGAAGTGATCACTTCCCCTTCTGCCAAATATGAAGCGGAAGGCGCTGCCGGCGTGATTAACATCACCACTAAAAAGAAAATGAATGGTACCGGTGGCAGCATTGACCTGAGCGCCGGAAACCTGGAGCAAATGGTAAACGGTAACCTGAACATGACCAAAGGGAAGTTCAGTGTTAACCTTAACCTGGAAGGTGGTATGGAGAAAGCCCGGACGGTTACTGACCTGGATAGGACCTCCTTGTCTGACGGGATCTCCATTGGCCACCTCACTCAAGGGAATGACGAAACACAAAAGACTAAAGGTGGTTTTGGTGGACTGGGAGTGGAATACCGCATAGACTCTTCCCAGAAAATTGGTGCCAACGTATCCTACTGGAATGTCAATTGGCCCACTGAAAGCCAGATCAACAGCCTTTATTCAGATAAGAAAGGAGTAACTGCGTATAACCAGTACAGTGATCAGAACGGAAAAGTGAACTACACGGAGTTTTCATTGAACTACCAGAAAAAATTCAAACGTCCTGCGCAGGAACTGCAGTTGATCACTCAGTATAGCACGGCCAATGAGCAAGCCAATTATCTGACAGACCAGTTCGATCTTTCCGGAAGACACTATTTCCGGGAAATAAGTCCTAATACAAGCTATAGCAAAGACTTCAGTTTTCAGGCCGATTATGTGCAGCCACTGGACCATGCCGGTAATCATCTGCTGGAAATGGGTGGCCGCTACAGTAAAAGCAATTCCAACAGTGACTATACTGTTTTTAACAACCGGGATACCCCCGGCGGCGCAGAGCTGATAGAAGATCCAAGCCGTGCCAATGCCATGTCTTATTTTCAGGATATTGCAGCGGCCTACCTGAACCTCAGAATCAAAACCCGGAAGGACTGGCAGTTCAGGCTGGGAGGGCGTTACGAGCATACCAGCCTCGGTGGGGATTTTAAAGGCTCACAACCATCTTTCCGGAATCGGTTCAATAACCTTGTTTCCAGCGTCATGATCAACAAAAGGCTCAACGATATCCATGACCTGAAGCTGAGTTACACCGAACGTATCCGCCGGCCCTGGATCTGGGACCTTAATCCTTATGTCAATGCCAGTGATCCCCGCAACCTGACCTTCGGTAACCCGGAGCTAAGGCCCGAAATAAACCGGATGCTGGAACTGGTACACAATTACACGGCCCCTTCCGGTTTTAATCTGAATTCGAGTCTTTACTTCCATTCCAATAGTAACTCGATTGAATCGCTGAGAACAGTGGACAGTCTGGGTATCTCCCGTACAACGCCGCAAAACATCGCCTCCAACAGGCGTTTGGGTGGTAATATCTTTACCGGCCTGCAGTTTAATAAAAGCTGGACCACGACCTTAGGAGCAGAGTTCTACCATGTATGGTTCAAAAGCAAAGCCCTTAACATCGGGAATGACGCCAGCTTTTATTCAATCAGCATCAACAGTGCTTATGAGCTACCGAAAGATTTTACACTGCAGCTTTCGGGAGATTACAGCAATGGGTATGTTACCCTTCAGGGGCGGACTACAGTCAACTACACCTATCGCTTTTCTGCCCGCAAGGAGTTCTGGAATAAAAAAGCCGGTGTCACGCTGAGCATCAACAACCCTTTCCAGCAATCATTCCTGCAACGTAGTACTGCCACAGCACCTTCTTTTAACAGTAACACCACCTCCTGGTATTACAACCGGTCTTTCTCTGTGACCTTCAGCTGGAAGTTTGGAACATTGCGTTCCAGCGGTGATAATGAGAAAGAGATGGAAGAAGGAACAGGGGAGAAGGGCCTGCGCAGAGGCAGAAATCATTAG
- a CDS encoding sensor histidine kinase, whose product MDIVEKEKWYHKNIFVELVFFLSMYVLTMLHEMMQIDTFIGFSKGLVFFLILYAQAQLHRFFIFPLFLDKRYLRYALFSLAFTILGAITLFLPDYYWIDPELYQNTAVLLSLIYCCALCIISTTTIMSFFLIRKYSIELRKRHEAQLLLNEMNIKLLHAQMNPHFFFNTFNNLYGVSLTEPQRVPELILKLSNLMRYQLENGRKTNVSICEEVNFIENYIIMEKERIGKRCEIAFRFPKLSDPICQHRIAPMLLITLVENAFKHSLTITNKWFVHIDITVTNNTLKLHIVNSIADESLKTYSTGIGLVNISERMELLYKGRYHFETSSTTQEYRTCLTLKLNPY is encoded by the coding sequence ATGGACATCGTTGAAAAGGAGAAGTGGTATCACAAGAATATTTTCGTGGAGCTGGTATTTTTTTTATCCATGTATGTATTGACCATGCTGCATGAGATGATGCAGATAGATACATTCATCGGTTTTAGCAAAGGATTGGTCTTCTTTCTGATTTTATATGCCCAGGCACAACTTCATCGGTTCTTTATTTTCCCGCTGTTCCTCGACAAGAGATACCTCCGATATGCACTATTCAGCCTGGCATTCACCATACTCGGGGCGATCACCCTTTTTTTACCTGACTATTACTGGATAGATCCTGAGCTCTATCAAAACACCGCCGTTCTTCTGTCACTCATCTACTGTTGTGCACTGTGCATCATCAGCACCACTACCATCATGTCTTTTTTCCTGATCCGTAAGTATTCCATAGAACTGAGAAAAAGACATGAAGCACAGTTACTGCTCAATGAAATGAATATTAAGCTGCTGCACGCACAGATGAACCCGCACTTTTTCTTCAACACGTTCAATAACCTGTACGGCGTGAGTCTCACTGAGCCACAACGGGTACCGGAACTGATTCTCAAGTTATCTAACCTCATGCGCTATCAGTTGGAAAACGGCAGAAAAACGAATGTCAGCATCTGTGAAGAAGTCAATTTCATTGAAAACTATATTATCATGGAGAAAGAGCGTATCGGCAAACGTTGCGAGATCGCTTTCAGGTTTCCAAAACTGAGTGATCCCATCTGTCAGCACAGGATTGCCCCCATGCTGCTTATTACCCTGGTAGAAAACGCGTTTAAACACAGCCTGACGATCACTAACAAATGGTTTGTGCATATTGATATCACCGTCACCAATAACACTTTAAAACTACACATCGTCAATTCCATAGCAGATGAATCGCTTAAAACCTATTCCACCGGTATCGGTTTGGTGAACATCAGCGAACGAATGGAATTATTATATAAAGGAAGATATCATTTTGAAACATCTTCCACAACACAGGAATACAGGACCTGTCTTACCTTAAAACTAAACCCATACTGA